In the genome of Desulfuromonas sp. DDH964, one region contains:
- a CDS encoding heme-binding domain-containing protein → MSSFFSYQNRLWALFILSILFPAIQFIPYGHDHENPPIVREPAWDSEQTRNLAKLACYDCHSNETVWPWYANVAPASWLVAVDVYGGRKHLNFSDWRQGQREGENIKELREVISEGEMPPLQYLLLHTEARLTAEQKQQLIDGLMATVGNSGRRSNQQE, encoded by the coding sequence ATGTCGTCTTTTTTTTCCTACCAGAACCGGTTGTGGGCACTCTTCATTCTGTCGATTCTCTTTCCTGCCATCCAGTTCATTCCCTACGGCCATGACCACGAGAATCCGCCCATCGTCAGGGAGCCGGCCTGGGACAGCGAGCAGACCCGCAACCTCGCCAAGCTCGCCTGCTACGACTGCCACAGTAACGAAACGGTCTGGCCCTGGTACGCCAATGTCGCCCCGGCCTCCTGGCTGGTCGCCGTGGACGTTTATGGCGGCCGCAAACACCTCAACTTCTCCGACTGGCGCCAGGGACAGCGCGAAGGGGAAAACATAAAAGAATTGCGCGAGGTGATCAGTGAGGGGGAGATGCCGCCCCTGCAGTACCTGCTGCTCCACACCGAAGCCCGCTTGACGGCGGAACAGAAGCAGCAGCTGATCGACGGCCTGATGGCCACGGTCGGCAACAGCGGCCGGCGCTCAAATCAGCAGGAGTGA
- a CDS encoding AAA family ATPase, with the protein MRPLRLTMTAFGPFPGAVQIDFTRLGENPLFLINGPTGSGKTTILDAFCFALYGRTTGDEREGAQMRCDLAASDTLTEVVFEFELAGRRFSVRRSPEQQRPKARGEGFTTQAPEAELKELLEGGGVKLIVASKVSEATREIEELTGLSVDQFRQVMVLPQGQFRQLLMADSGAREKIFGQLFQTRIYRRLEESLKARAAEIRRERERQLQLQQGMLEGASLASPEALEAELAELEPVCVLAKVEKETKERAFSEAEKRLLQARNTEQQFHQLEKAARDLKELEADRPRIDAERSRIDRAEQARKLQPLFSDRSRCERELELARRKAAEAEGTFRTGKTALEQATRKKEISPRLQAELKQAAETLTRLQGYGERVGKLATARAAAEGASRDAAAADLLVRFKLLADSFLTLHQQEQQARQVEEYQQRLQAAREKEAALRRAYEECNQRTRVLELEWHQGQAAILARELQAGTPCPVCGSLEHPSPARTDRELPDQQQLETARRTVQEAFDRLDTAKLQTAREQESLRDLQRQAENLGTTVKPGTTLAGLKEEIAAVQREAKVSAFDLPDREQVQRLAAEQLRAERETRRAASAAARAQVETAGQELPEAYREEGALAAAVAETTRTIGQIEGEIRGLEETCQQAQNHLTAAKVALEAAEEQQERARAALTETQNLCASALAASPFADEAEYRAALLDEAVLQQLKQQVSVYDSSCQRLAGAQEQLTLQLEGIARPDLERLETASSSARAERDDTGERWRTLDNRLLQLKTTKNKLAKAAADREELDRQYAVVGTLSDVANGQTGNKISLQRFVLSVLLDDVLVEASRRLTLMSKGRYQLLRKEERAKGNKASGLELEVEDAYTGKQRPVATLSGGESFMAALALALGLSDVVQAYAGGIRLDTLFIDEGFGSLDAESLELAIRTLVDLQATGRMVGIISHVAELKEQLPLRIDVLASRAGSSVAVVTP; encoded by the coding sequence ATGCGGCCGCTGCGCCTGACCATGACCGCATTCGGCCCCTTCCCCGGCGCGGTGCAGATCGACTTCACCCGCCTGGGGGAGAACCCGCTCTTCCTCATCAATGGCCCCACCGGCTCGGGCAAGACCACCATCCTCGATGCGTTCTGCTTCGCGCTCTATGGCCGGACCACCGGCGACGAGCGTGAAGGGGCGCAAATGCGCTGCGACCTGGCGGCGAGCGACACCCTGACCGAGGTCGTGTTCGAATTCGAACTGGCCGGGCGGCGCTTCAGCGTCCGCCGCAGCCCGGAGCAGCAGCGCCCCAAGGCGCGCGGTGAAGGCTTCACCACCCAGGCGCCGGAGGCAGAACTGAAGGAACTGCTGGAAGGGGGCGGGGTTAAGCTGATCGTCGCCAGCAAGGTGAGCGAGGCGACCCGGGAGATCGAAGAACTGACCGGGCTCTCCGTCGACCAGTTCCGCCAGGTGATGGTGCTGCCGCAGGGGCAGTTCCGCCAGTTGTTGATGGCCGATTCGGGGGCGCGCGAGAAGATCTTCGGCCAGCTCTTTCAGACCCGCATCTATCGCCGCCTGGAGGAGAGCCTCAAGGCCCGCGCCGCCGAGATCCGCCGCGAGCGCGAGCGCCAGCTGCAGCTGCAGCAGGGGATGCTGGAGGGGGCGAGCCTGGCGAGCCCGGAGGCGCTGGAGGCGGAGCTGGCCGAGCTGGAGCCCGTCTGCGTGTTGGCGAAGGTCGAAAAGGAGACCAAGGAGCGGGCTTTTTCCGAGGCGGAAAAGAGACTGTTGCAGGCGAGGAATACCGAACAGCAGTTCCATCAACTGGAGAAGGCCGCCCGCGACCTGAAAGAGTTGGAAGCGGACCGCCCGCGGATCGATGCCGAACGCTCCAGAATCGACCGAGCCGAGCAGGCCCGCAAGCTGCAACCTCTCTTCAGCGATCGCTCCCGCTGTGAGCGCGAGCTGGAGCTGGCCCGGCGGAAGGCCGCAGAAGCCGAGGGGACGTTCCGCACCGGAAAAACCGCGCTGGAGCAAGCGACCCGGAAGAAAGAGATTTCCCCCCGGTTGCAGGCCGAACTCAAACAGGCCGCTGAAACGCTGACTAGGCTGCAGGGATACGGCGAGCGCGTCGGGAAGCTGGCGACGGCCCGCGCGGCCGCTGAAGGAGCCAGCCGCGACGCCGCGGCTGCCGACCTGCTGGTGCGGTTCAAGCTCCTCGCCGATAGCTTCCTGACCCTCCACCAGCAGGAGCAGCAGGCTCGCCAGGTCGAAGAATACCAGCAGCGTCTTCAGGCCGCCCGGGAGAAAGAAGCGGCCTTGCGCCGCGCCTACGAGGAGTGCAACCAGCGCACCAGGGTCCTTGAACTGGAGTGGCACCAGGGGCAGGCAGCGATCCTCGCCAGGGAACTGCAGGCCGGCACTCCCTGTCCCGTCTGCGGCAGCCTTGAGCACCCGTCCCCGGCCCGCACCGACCGCGAACTTCCCGATCAGCAGCAGCTCGAAACGGCGCGGCGCACCGTGCAGGAGGCCTTCGATCGCCTCGATACCGCAAAGCTCCAGACCGCCAGGGAACAGGAATCGCTTCGGGATCTGCAGCGCCAGGCGGAAAACCTGGGGACTACTGTCAAGCCCGGCACCACGCTCGCCGGGCTGAAGGAGGAGATCGCTGCGGTTCAGCGGGAGGCAAAGGTATCCGCTTTTGACCTGCCGGACCGCGAACAGGTTCAGCGACTCGCTGCGGAACAGCTTCGTGCGGAGCGGGAAACGAGGCGGGCCGCATCTGCCGCCGCCCGGGCCCAGGTCGAGACCGCCGGGCAGGAGCTTCCCGAGGCCTACCGCGAAGAGGGGGCGCTTGCCGCCGCGGTTGCGGAAACCACCCGCACCATCGGCCAGATCGAGGGAGAGATCCGGGGCCTGGAGGAGACCTGCCAGCAGGCGCAAAACCACCTGACTGCTGCGAAAGTTGCGCTTGAGGCGGCCGAGGAGCAGCAGGAAAGAGCCCGGGCCGCCCTCACCGAGACACAGAATCTGTGCGCCAGTGCTCTCGCGGCGAGCCCTTTCGCCGATGAAGCTGAATACCGTGCCGCTCTTCTCGACGAGGCAGTGCTGCAACAGCTGAAGCAGCAGGTCTCCGTTTATGACAGCAGCTGCCAGCGTCTCGCCGGTGCCCAGGAACAGCTGACATTACAGCTGGAAGGAATTGCCCGACCCGATCTGGAACGGCTCGAAACCGCGAGCAGCTCGGCCAGGGCCGAACGGGATGATACCGGCGAGCGCTGGCGCACTCTCGATAACCGGTTGCTCCAACTGAAAACGACGAAAAACAAGCTCGCCAAGGCCGCCGCCGACCGGGAAGAACTCGACCGGCAGTACGCCGTGGTCGGCACCCTGAGCGATGTCGCCAACGGCCAGACCGGCAACAAAATCAGCCTGCAGCGTTTTGTCCTCAGCGTGCTGCTTGACGATGTGCTGGTCGAGGCGAGCCGGCGCCTCACCCTGATGAGCAAAGGGCGTTACCAGCTGTTGCGCAAGGAGGAGCGCGCCAAGGGGAACAAGGCTTCCGGGCTCGAATTGGAGGTGGAGGACGCCTACACCGGCAAGCAGCGCCCGGTGGCGACCCTCTCAGGCGGCGAGAGCTTCATGGCGGCGCTCGCCCTGGCGCTGGGACTCTCCGACGTCGTGCAGGCCTACGCCGGTGGCATCCGCCTCGATACCCTCTTCATCGACGAGGGGTTCGGCAGTCTCGACGCCGAGTCACTGGAGCTGGCGATCCGCACCCTGGTCGACCTGCAGGCGACCGGACGCATGGTCGGCATCATCTCCCATGTCGCCGAGCTGAAGGAGCAGCTCCCCTTGCGCATCGATGTTCTGGCGAGCCGTGCCGGCAGTTCCGTTGCGGTGGTAACCCCCTAG
- a CDS encoding dihydrolipoamide acetyltransferase family protein, whose translation MATEITMPKLSDTMEEGTILKWHVAEGDRIARGDIIAEVETDKAAMEMEAFEDGTVAAIKVAEGETVPVGTLIAILDVAAAKQEKKDKEEKQEKKDKEEKQETEKEEKEEKKGTARAPAAAKTPVKPEAAEEEPQPAAQGVAPASRKEEAMTGARPGGQTPPASPAARRLAREKNVDLARVRGSGPGGRILVADIEQAEAGAVKGPATASSAAAPTSGKSVKIRRIVARKMVEAWETIPHFYVTVAVDMTDVIRFRKDLKVSINDFIVAATIRSLQEHSWVNSHHLDGEAVEQARINIAMAVATDRGLYNPVLKDCAAFSLRDISRKSQSLAEKAHLGKLTPEEMQDGTFTISNMGMLGVESFSAIITPPQVAALAVGTARGELVVDEHGESTIAPILRLTLSADHRALDGADAAEFLATLKSYLEAPVVLIACGSAEEEA comes from the coding sequence ATGGCAACCGAAATCACCATGCCGAAGTTGAGCGACACCATGGAAGAGGGGACGATCCTTAAATGGCACGTGGCCGAAGGGGATAGAATCGCCCGCGGCGATATCATCGCCGAGGTCGAGACCGACAAGGCGGCGATGGAGATGGAGGCCTTCGAGGATGGCACCGTTGCCGCCATCAAGGTGGCCGAGGGGGAGACGGTACCGGTGGGTACCCTGATCGCCATTCTCGATGTCGCGGCGGCGAAGCAGGAGAAGAAGGATAAGGAGGAAAAGCAGGAGAAGAAAGATAAGGAAGAAAAGCAGGAGACAGAAAAGGAGGAAAAGGAAGAGAAAAAGGGGACAGCGCGGGCGCCGGCGGCGGCCAAAACGCCCGTCAAGCCGGAGGCTGCCGAAGAAGAGCCGCAACCGGCGGCGCAGGGAGTAGCGCCGGCGTCCCGAAAAGAGGAGGCGATGACAGGGGCGCGGCCCGGCGGTCAAACGCCGCCCGCCTCGCCGGCAGCACGGCGTCTCGCCCGGGAGAAGAATGTCGATCTCGCCAGGGTCCGCGGGAGCGGGCCGGGGGGGCGAATCCTGGTGGCCGATATCGAACAGGCGGAAGCCGGCGCAGTGAAGGGGCCGGCAACTGCCTCCTCTGCGGCCGCGCCGACCTCGGGCAAATCGGTCAAGATCCGCCGCATCGTCGCCCGCAAGATGGTCGAGGCCTGGGAGACGATCCCCCATTTCTACGTCACCGTCGCCGTCGACATGACCGACGTCATTCGTTTCCGCAAGGATCTCAAGGTCAGCATCAACGATTTCATCGTTGCTGCCACCATCCGTTCCCTGCAGGAGCATTCCTGGGTCAACAGTCATCACCTTGACGGCGAAGCGGTGGAGCAGGCCCGGATCAATATCGCCATGGCGGTCGCCACCGACCGCGGCCTTTACAACCCGGTGCTGAAGGACTGCGCCGCTTTCTCCCTGCGCGACATCAGCCGGAAAAGCCAGTCGTTGGCCGAGAAGGCGCACCTGGGAAAGCTCACCCCGGAAGAGATGCAGGACGGGACTTTCACCATTTCGAACATGGGAATGCTCGGGGTCGAATCCTTCAGCGCCATCATCACCCCGCCGCAGGTGGCGGCCCTGGCGGTCGGTACCGCCCGCGGTGAGCTGGTGGTCGATGAACATGGCGAATCGACGATCGCGCCGATCCTGCGCCTGACGCTTTCCGCCGACCACCGGGCCCTGGATGGCGCCGACGCCGCGGAGTTCCTTGCCACCCTGAAGAGCTACCTCGAAGCGCCGGTGGTCCTGATTGCCTGCGGCAGCGCGGAGGAAGAGGCCTGA
- a CDS encoding Lon protease family protein, producing MKEACRIPVEELTWRCDPAQFEFETTAELKCLEGTIGQDRAVTAIEFGLSFKDDNFNIFVLGDPGTGRSSTIRKLVRGRAGDEPVPSDWCYVLSFADASRPRALQLPAGRGRELQKKVEQLVARLAEEIPKVFESKEYEEQKGRITGEYQEKHRQLFQRLEQHANSEGFLLQRSVSGLVLVPTQNGEPLSQQEFEALAEAERKRLDQKGEALQERLNEVLRKVRDGEKEMREAIATMEKKVMLFAIGHLFDELEEEFSGFAPVLDHFAACKKDLVERIDEFRPSQGPQISIPGLQGNQEPSFERYLVNLFVDNSELDGAPVIYEANPTYFNLFGRIEHTIQMGNATTNFTMIKPGALHRAIGGYLILDCREVLLNPFSYEALKRCIRNHEIKIEDMAEQFRLLATVSLKPEPIPLDCKIILIGTPLLYYLLYQYDQDFRKYFKVKADFDRMMKNTWENVQQYARFIASKCEEEKILPFDRGGVARVVEYSARLIEDKGKLSSRFLDIADLLREAAFYARRKALDRVGAEHVDLAVEARIYRSNKAEERIQELLEEGTLLVDTDGAVVGQVNGLSVYLLGDYSFGKPSRVTVRTYLGKGGVVNIEREAKLSGPIHDKGVLILTGFLGDRFAQDKPLALAASICFEQSYGGIEGDSASSAELYALLSSLSGAPLNQGIAVTGSVNQRGQVQPIGGVNEKIEGFFSLCKVRGLTGDQGVMIPIQNVRNLLLKTEVREAVAAGRFHLWAVGTIDEGIEILTGVPAGRRQEDGSWPEGTINARVDSRLRQLADAVARFSSGKEG from the coding sequence ATGAAAGAAGCCTGCCGTATTCCCGTCGAGGAGCTGACCTGGCGCTGCGATCCCGCGCAGTTCGAGTTCGAGACCACCGCCGAGCTCAAATGCCTGGAAGGGACGATCGGCCAGGACCGGGCGGTAACGGCGATCGAGTTCGGACTCTCCTTCAAGGACGACAATTTCAACATCTTTGTCCTTGGCGATCCCGGTACCGGGCGCTCCTCGACCATTCGCAAGCTGGTGCGGGGGCGGGCCGGCGACGAGCCGGTGCCGAGCGACTGGTGCTACGTCCTCTCCTTTGCCGATGCCAGCCGGCCGCGGGCCCTGCAGCTGCCGGCCGGGCGTGGTCGCGAACTGCAGAAAAAAGTGGAACAGCTGGTCGCGCGACTCGCCGAAGAGATCCCCAAGGTCTTCGAGAGCAAGGAATACGAAGAGCAGAAAGGGCGTATTACCGGCGAATACCAGGAGAAGCATCGGCAGCTCTTTCAGCGCCTCGAGCAGCACGCCAACAGCGAAGGATTCCTGCTGCAGCGCAGCGTCAGCGGCCTGGTCCTGGTGCCGACGCAGAATGGCGAACCCCTGTCGCAACAGGAATTCGAGGCGCTGGCGGAAGCAGAGCGCAAGCGGCTGGACCAGAAGGGGGAGGCGCTGCAGGAGAGGCTCAACGAGGTGCTGCGCAAGGTGCGGGACGGCGAAAAGGAGATGCGCGAAGCGATCGCCACCATGGAGAAGAAGGTCATGCTCTTCGCCATCGGCCATCTCTTTGATGAGCTCGAGGAGGAATTTTCCGGTTTTGCTCCGGTCCTCGACCATTTCGCCGCCTGCAAAAAGGACCTGGTCGAGCGCATCGACGAATTCCGGCCCAGCCAGGGGCCGCAAATTTCCATTCCCGGATTACAGGGGAACCAGGAACCCTCCTTCGAACGCTACCTGGTCAACCTCTTTGTCGATAACAGCGAACTGGACGGCGCTCCGGTGATCTACGAGGCGAACCCGACCTACTTCAACCTCTTCGGTCGCATTGAGCACACCATCCAGATGGGGAACGCTACCACCAACTTCACCATGATCAAACCCGGCGCCCTGCACCGGGCCATCGGCGGCTACCTGATCCTCGATTGCCGCGAGGTCCTGCTCAACCCCTTCTCCTACGAGGCCCTCAAACGCTGCATCCGCAACCACGAGATCAAGATCGAGGATATGGCTGAGCAGTTCCGGCTGCTGGCGACGGTCTCCCTCAAGCCCGAGCCGATCCCCCTCGACTGCAAGATCATCCTGATCGGGACGCCACTCCTCTACTATCTCCTCTACCAGTACGACCAGGATTTCCGCAAGTATTTCAAGGTCAAGGCCGATTTCGACCGGATGATGAAGAATACCTGGGAGAACGTTCAGCAATACGCCCGCTTCATCGCTTCCAAGTGCGAAGAGGAGAAGATTCTCCCTTTCGACCGCGGCGGCGTGGCGCGGGTCGTCGAATACTCGGCGCGCCTGATCGAGGACAAGGGGAAGCTCTCCTCGCGTTTTCTAGATATCGCCGACCTGTTGCGGGAGGCGGCCTTCTATGCCCGGCGCAAGGCGCTCGATCGGGTCGGCGCCGAGCATGTCGACCTCGCGGTCGAAGCCCGGATCTATCGTTCCAACAAGGCCGAGGAACGCATCCAGGAGCTCCTCGAAGAAGGGACGCTGCTGGTCGATACCGACGGCGCCGTGGTCGGCCAGGTTAACGGCCTCTCCGTCTACCTGCTCGGCGATTACTCCTTTGGCAAGCCGTCCCGGGTGACGGTGCGGACCTATCTCGGCAAGGGCGGAGTGGTCAATATCGAGCGGGAGGCCAAACTCTCCGGCCCCATTCACGACAAGGGGGTCCTGATTCTTACCGGCTTTCTCGGCGACCGCTTTGCCCAGGACAAACCGTTGGCGTTGGCGGCTTCCATCTGTTTCGAGCAGTCCTACGGCGGGATCGAAGGGGACAGCGCCTCCTCGGCCGAACTCTACGCCCTCCTGTCGTCCCTTTCCGGGGCGCCGCTGAACCAGGGAATCGCCGTCACCGGTTCGGTCAACCAGCGCGGCCAGGTTCAGCCGATCGGCGGTGTCAACGAAAAGATCGAAGGATTTTTTTCTCTCTGCAAGGTGCGTGGCCTGACCGGCGACCAGGGGGTGATGATTCCGATTCAGAACGTCCGCAACCTCCTCCTCAAGACCGAGGTGCGGGAGGCAGTGGCCGCCGGCCGCTTCCACCTCTGGGCGGTGGGGACAATTGACGAGGGGATCGAAATTCTCACCGGAGTGCCGGCCGGGCGGCGGCAGGAAGATGGTTCCTGGCCCGAGGGGACGATCAACGCCCGGGTGGATAGCCGCTTGCGGCAACTGGCGGATGCTGTCGCCCGCTTTTCCAGTGGCAAAGAGGGCTGA
- a CDS encoding exonuclease SbcCD subunit D, with protein sequence MRILHTSDWHLGRQFHNVSLLDDQRYALEQVLEIIRARQVDVVLVAGDIYDRSVPPAAAVELLDWAVHAICHELKVPLILIAGNHDGPQRLAFGSRQLAAAGLHVAGPLRHELEPVVLARVGVEIAFYPLPYAEPATVRQVFEVEVSSHDQAMAFLLEKVRRHNGSGRPCVVIGHCFLAGGVVSESERPLALGGADQVAPEHFRPFAYAALGHLHGPQQRGAAHVRYSGSLLKYSFSEERQRKGVTLVELDAAGKATIEQIPLTPRRDMRILEGSLAELLAAGASDPGRDDYLLVRLTDSHAILDVMSKLREVYPNVLHLERPGLMGRGEAAQVGRERLKQGELAMFEDFFDQVAGEPLSDAQRAIVSATIEALHREVE encoded by the coding sequence ATGCGCATCCTCCATACTTCCGACTGGCACCTCGGCCGCCAGTTCCACAACGTCTCCCTCCTCGACGACCAGCGTTACGCCCTGGAACAGGTGCTGGAGATTATCCGCGCGCGCCAGGTCGACGTGGTGCTGGTCGCCGGCGACATCTACGATCGCTCGGTGCCGCCGGCGGCGGCGGTGGAGCTCCTCGACTGGGCCGTCCATGCCATCTGCCACGAGCTCAAGGTGCCGCTGATCCTGATCGCCGGCAATCACGATGGCCCGCAGCGCCTCGCTTTTGGTTCGCGCCAGCTCGCCGCCGCCGGGCTGCATGTGGCCGGGCCGCTGCGGCACGAGCTGGAACCGGTCGTTTTGGCCAGGGTAGGGGTTGAAATCGCCTTCTATCCGCTCCCCTATGCCGAGCCGGCCACGGTGCGCCAGGTCTTCGAGGTCGAGGTCTCCAGTCACGACCAGGCCATGGCATTCCTCCTTGAGAAGGTGCGCCGGCACAACGGAAGCGGGCGCCCCTGCGTGGTGATCGGCCACTGCTTTCTCGCCGGTGGCGTGGTCAGCGAGTCGGAACGCCCCCTCGCCCTCGGCGGCGCTGACCAGGTCGCGCCGGAACATTTCCGCCCCTTCGCCTACGCCGCTCTCGGCCACCTCCATGGTCCACAGCAGCGCGGCGCCGCACATGTGCGCTACTCCGGTTCGCTGCTCAAGTACTCCTTCTCCGAAGAGCGCCAGCGCAAGGGGGTTACCCTGGTCGAGCTTGACGCCGCGGGCAAAGCGACCATCGAGCAGATTCCTCTCACCCCGCGCCGTGACATGCGCATCCTGGAAGGCTCCCTGGCCGAACTGCTCGCCGCAGGTGCGAGCGACCCCGGGCGCGACGATTACCTGCTGGTGCGCCTGACCGACAGTCACGCCATCCTCGACGTCATGAGCAAGTTGCGCGAGGTCTATCCCAACGTGCTGCACCTGGAACGCCCCGGTCTGATGGGGCGGGGCGAGGCGGCGCAGGTCGGGCGCGAGCGGCTCAAGCAGGGAGAACTGGCGATGTTCGAGGATTTCTTCGACCAGGTTGCCGGCGAGCCGCTGAGCGATGCCCAGCGGGCGATCGTCAGCGCGACCATTGAAGCCCTGCACCGGGAGGTGGAGTGA
- a CDS encoding alpha-ketoacid dehydrogenase subunit beta, whose protein sequence is MAEITCREALNQALREEMERDSSIFILGEDVGLYEGSFKVTKGLLAKFGEKRVLDTPIAEAGIVGLACGAAMAGLRPIAELMTVNFAIVAMDQIFNHVAVASYMFGGQVRVPLTIRAPGGAGHQLGAQHSHSLEALFAHCPGLRVVVPSVPADAKGLLKSAIRSDDPVLFLEHEGLYGVKGEVPEGEHLVPLGRADIKRSGRDVTLVTLSRMVYVCLEAAEQLAKEGIDAEVVDLRGLNPLDMTTVLASLRKTRRAVTVEESWLSFGWGGEIVARIMEQGFDDLDAPVLRVGGADVPMPYNKHLEKSAIPDAARVAARVMELF, encoded by the coding sequence ATGGCTGAAATCACCTGTCGCGAGGCCCTGAACCAGGCCCTGCGGGAAGAGATGGAACGGGACAGCTCGATCTTTATCCTCGGCGAGGATGTCGGCCTTTATGAAGGGTCCTTCAAGGTGACCAAGGGGCTGCTCGCCAAGTTCGGCGAAAAACGGGTCCTTGACACTCCGATCGCCGAGGCCGGCATTGTCGGCCTCGCCTGCGGGGCGGCGATGGCCGGGCTGCGGCCGATTGCCGAGCTGATGACCGTCAACTTCGCCATCGTCGCCATGGACCAGATCTTCAACCACGTGGCGGTGGCGAGCTACATGTTCGGCGGCCAGGTGCGGGTTCCCCTGACCATCCGCGCCCCCGGAGGCGCCGGTCACCAGCTCGGCGCCCAGCACAGCCATTCCCTGGAAGCGCTCTTTGCCCACTGCCCCGGGTTGCGGGTGGTGGTCCCCTCGGTTCCTGCCGATGCCAAGGGGCTGCTGAAGAGCGCCATCCGCAGCGACGACCCGGTCCTCTTTCTCGAACACGAGGGGCTCTACGGCGTCAAGGGCGAGGTGCCGGAAGGAGAACATCTGGTCCCCCTCGGCCGGGCCGATATCAAGCGCTCCGGCCGCGACGTCACCCTGGTGACCCTGTCGCGCATGGTCTATGTCTGCCTCGAGGCGGCCGAACAACTGGCCAAGGAGGGGATCGATGCCGAGGTCGTCGATCTGCGCGGCCTCAATCCCCTCGACATGACCACGGTGCTCGCTTCGCTGCGCAAGACCCGGCGCGCGGTCACCGTCGAGGAATCCTGGCTCTCCTTCGGCTGGGGCGGGGAGATCGTCGCCCGCATCATGGAGCAGGGGTTCGACGATCTCGATGCCCCGGTGCTGCGGGTCGGCGGGGCCGATGTGCCGATGCCCTACAACAAACACCTCGAAAAATCAGCCATCCCCGATGCCGCCCGAGTGGCGGCGCGGGTCATGGAGCTCTTCTGA
- the pdhA gene encoding pyruvate dehydrogenase (acetyl-transferring) E1 component subunit alpha, whose amino-acid sequence MKEKSPRELLEPRDLLAIYRDMVRIREFEESCPKLYSQGKMGGFLHLYSGQEAVGVGVAHAMHREDYMVSAYREHGLIMAKGAEPKYVMAELFGKATGVSRGKGGSMHMFDADLRFMGGYGIVGGHLPLAVGVGYAILYRESDEVVVCLFGDGATNQGVFHEAMNMAALYRVPVVFVCENNGYGIGTSVVRASSLDQLYKKSCAYETPGLKVDGMDVLAVYEAVRQAVHKARSGEGPTYIEAITYRFRGHSISDPGTYRSEQEKKIWQERDPIPNFAAFLVQAGHFTKQELAAVDGEEQELIKAAIRFAEESPDPDPEELWTDLYVE is encoded by the coding sequence ATGAAAGAGAAATCTCCGCGGGAGCTGCTTGAACCCCGTGACCTGCTGGCCATCTATCGCGACATGGTGCGCATTCGCGAGTTCGAGGAGTCCTGTCCGAAACTTTACAGCCAGGGGAAGATGGGCGGTTTTCTCCATCTTTACAGCGGCCAGGAAGCGGTCGGCGTCGGCGTCGCCCATGCCATGCACCGCGAGGATTACATGGTCAGCGCCTACCGGGAACATGGCCTGATCATGGCCAAGGGGGCCGAGCCCAAGTACGTGATGGCCGAGCTCTTCGGCAAGGCGACCGGGGTGAGCAGGGGAAAGGGGGGGTCGATGCACATGTTCGACGCCGACCTGCGCTTCATGGGGGGGTACGGCATCGTCGGCGGTCACCTGCCGCTGGCGGTCGGGGTCGGTTACGCCATCCTCTACCGGGAATCGGACGAGGTGGTGGTCTGCCTCTTCGGCGACGGCGCCACCAACCAGGGGGTTTTTCACGAGGCGATGAACATGGCCGCCCTCTACCGGGTGCCGGTGGTCTTCGTCTGCGAAAACAACGGCTACGGCATCGGTACCAGCGTGGTCCGGGCGAGTTCCCTCGACCAGCTCTACAAGAAGAGCTGCGCCTACGAGACTCCCGGGCTCAAGGTCGACGGCATGGACGTGCTGGCAGTCTACGAGGCGGTGCGCCAGGCGGTGCACAAGGCCCGCTCCGGCGAGGGGCCGACCTATATCGAGGCGATCACCTACCGCTTCCGCGGCCATTCGATCTCCGACCCGGGGACCTACCGCAGCGAGCAGGAGAAGAAGATCTGGCAGGAACGGGACCCGATTCCCAACTTTGCCGCTTTCCTGGTCCAGGCCGGACACTTCACGAAGCAGGAGCTTGCGGCGGTCGACGGGGAGGAGCAGGAGCTGATCAAGGCGGCGATCCGCTTCGCCGAGGAGAGCCCCGATCCCGATCCGGAGGAGTTGTGGACCGATCTCTATGTCGAATAG